In one Magallana gigas chromosome 9, xbMagGiga1.1, whole genome shotgun sequence genomic region, the following are encoded:
- the LOC117691908 gene encoding acetylcholine receptor subunit beta-type lev-1, translating into MIRRVLDLFIVCCFLFTPTFAAPDCSTNSNAAHCRDSTEAPVTTQSPGPTPAPPSSTAIPGAGGGGASPEATTSEETTTETTMTTTETTVATTETTMATTTSAPTRVYSSAPEIISFLENTFTDATATYNSLIFPRNIFSETILVDIGFKLTAITDFDELAGTLEVIGILTISWYDQLADDDYDSDKHGHFTETTIPNQFVWKPPVSLFNSALAIVPVGDKANYVRLFRTTKQSDPYYGYARMVWTPGVVTKTGCVVDVAYFPFDKQSCNITFTNWGFTKDQVKFEPSADTIDLQDFSPSDEWTVTKTRLIEETLDNGSFVKFEISLERKPLYYLINFFLPIVIMGILNALVFILPLESGERVGYSVTSFLTFAVYLTLIADGMPRTSEPMAIMSYYLVSMVVMSCVATIITIFTLRVYLKDEDDPIPTPVTLLVACLNCLVCTRDDEDDDEDDEMPLLGSDGIEMDTMRKGSARKRPSPIEDNTSWTSYVPDNKYEVDWKLVASTLDGFSFVGILGGSIAIAVVFLVPLLAQW; encoded by the coding sequence atgatTCGGCGTGTATTGGACCTTTTCATTGTGTGTTGTTTTCTCTTTACGCCAACTTTTGCGGCTCCTGATTGTAGTACAAATAGCAATGCAGCCCACTGCCGAGATTCAACGGAAGCCCCTGTAACAACCCAATCACCTGGTCCAACACCAGCCCCTCCATCGTCAACAGCAATTCCTGGGGCCGGTGGGGGAGGGGCTTCGCCGGAAGCAACCACTTCGGAGGAAACCACCACAGAAACAACAATGACCACAACAGAAACAACAGTGGCCACAACAGAAACAACAATGGCCACCACCACTTCCGCCCCCACCCGTGTTTACTCCTCGGCCCCCGAAATCATCTCGTTTCTGGAAAACACTTTTACTGACGCGACGGCCACTTATAACAGTTTGATTTTTCCGAGAAATATATTCAGTGAAACCATTCTCGTAGACATTGGTTTCAAGTTGACAGCCATCACAGACTTTGATGAACTTGCTGGAACGCTGGAAGTCATAGGGATCTTGACCATTTCCTGGTATGATCAACTAGCAGACGATGATTATGACTCGGACAAGCACGGACATTTTACCGAAACCACCATTCCTAATCAGTTTGTATGGAAACCTCCAGTCTCTTTATTTAATTCAGCATTAGCTATTGTGCCAGTTGGAGACAAGGCTAACTATGTTCGTCTGTTTAGGACCACAAAGCAGTCTGACCCTTACTACGGGTATGCAAGAATGGTATGGACCCCTGGCGTGGTCACAAAAACGGGATGTGTGGTTGATGTAGCTTATTTTCCTTTTGATAAACAGTCCTGTAATATCACTTTCACAAATTGGGGTTTCACAAAGGACCAGGTGAAATTTGAACCCTCTGCTGATACCATAGATCTGCAAGACTTCTCACCGTCGGACGAATGGACCGTAACCAAAACGAGACTGATTGAAGAAACGCTGGACAACGGCTCGTTCGTTAAGTTCGAGATTTCTTTAGAAAGAAAGCCTTTGTACTATTTGATCAACTTCTTCCTACCGATTGTTATAATGGGTATTCTAAACGCCCTGGTATTTATCTTGCCTTTGGAAAGCGGGGAGAGAGTGGGGTATTCTGTGACGTCATTCCTGACGTTTGCCGTGTATTTGACTTTAATTGCCGACGGGATGCCGCGAACGTCTGAGCCGATGGCCATTATGAGTTACTACCTAGTATCCATGGTCGTCATGAGCTGCGTAGCCACAATAATTACCATTTTCACCTTACGGGTTTACCTAAAAGATGAAGACGACCCCATTCCAACGCCCGTCACCCTCTTAGTCGCCTGCCTTAACTGCTTGGTTTGCACGCGAGACGATGAAGATGATGACGAAGACGATGAGATGCCATTGCTGGGCTCTGATGGAATAGAAATGGATACCATGAGGAAAGGGTCGGCCAGGAAACGCCCGTCACCCATCGAGGATAACACAAGCTGGACCAGTTATGTACCCGATAACAAATACGAGGTCGACTGGAAACTGGTGGCCAGCACATTGGATGGGTTCTCTTTCGTGGGTATTCTTGGGGGAAGTATTGCTATAGCTGTTGTGTTTCTTGTTCCTCTTTTGGCCCAGTGGTAA